One genomic region from Frateuria soli encodes:
- the yhbY gene encoding ribosome assembly RNA-binding protein YhbY, whose amino-acid sequence MPISPSQRRYLRSLAHDLHPVILLGAKGATPAVVKELDLALSHHELVKVKLSGGDKEEREAQIGYLTEGTGAESVQQIGHTFTLFRRNEDEPKLALPR is encoded by the coding sequence ATGCCGATCTCTCCTTCCCAGCGCCGCTACCTGCGCAGCCTCGCCCACGACCTGCACCCGGTAATCCTGCTCGGTGCCAAGGGCGCGACGCCCGCCGTGGTCAAGGAGCTGGACCTGGCGCTGAGCCACCATGAGCTGGTCAAGGTCAAGCTTTCGGGCGGGGACAAGGAGGAGCGCGAGGCGCAGATCGGCTATCTCACCGAGGGCACCGGCGCCGAGAGCGTGCAGCAGATCGGCCACACCTTCACCCTGTTCCGCCGCAACGAGGACGAGCCCAAGCTCGCCCTGCCCCGCTGA
- the rlmE gene encoding 23S rRNA (uridine(2552)-2'-O)-methyltransferase RlmE: protein MSRSKSSSRWLREHFDDVYVKKAQAEGLRSRAVFKLEELIERDRLLKPGMRVVDLGAAPGGWSQLVRQRLGDSGAVIALDILPMQGIAGVDFIQGDFREEAVVRLLEERLGGQSVDLVLSDMAPNMSGVALADQIRAMDLAELALDFSRQWLKPGGAFLIKLFQGAGFDDYLRNLRAQFARVTMRKPKASRARSREVYALATGKKDGGGQTDENRA, encoded by the coding sequence ATGTCCCGCAGCAAAAGCAGCTCCCGGTGGCTCCGTGAGCACTTCGACGACGTCTACGTGAAGAAGGCGCAAGCCGAAGGATTGCGCTCGCGCGCGGTATTCAAGCTGGAGGAGCTGATCGAGCGCGACCGCCTGCTCAAGCCGGGTATGCGCGTGGTCGACCTGGGCGCGGCACCCGGCGGCTGGTCGCAGCTGGTGCGCCAGCGACTGGGCGACAGTGGCGCGGTGATCGCGCTGGACATCCTGCCGATGCAGGGCATCGCAGGGGTCGATTTCATCCAGGGTGACTTCCGCGAGGAGGCCGTGGTGCGCCTGCTGGAGGAGCGTCTGGGCGGCCAGAGCGTCGATCTTGTACTGTCCGACATGGCCCCCAATATGAGTGGTGTGGCGCTGGCCGACCAGATCCGTGCAATGGATCTGGCCGAACTGGCGCTGGATTTCTCCCGGCAATGGCTCAAGCCGGGCGGTGCCTTCCTGATAAAACTGTTCCAGGGCGCCGGCTTCGATGACTACCTGCGCAACTTGCGCGCGCAGTTTGCGCGCGTAACCATGCGTAAACCCAAGGCCTCCCGCGCGCGTTCGCGAGAGGTGTATGCGCTCGCCACCGGCAAGAAGGACGGCGGCGGGCAAACGGACGAGAACCGCGCATGA
- the ftsH gene encoding ATP-dependent zinc metalloprotease FtsH yields MNEMAKNLLLWLIIAVVLLTVFQSFNPRGGSSSDLPYSSFVQSVESGNVASATISADNPATITGKLKDGSAFRTVAPVLGFSTNGVVKQMQDKNVVVSQEPSNNGFSLLGLLVNWLPIILIVGVFIWFMRQMQAGAGGRGAMSFGRSRAKLQGEDQVKVNFSDVAGCDEAKEEVGELVEFLRDPGKFQKLGGKIPRGVLMVGPPGTGKTLLAKAIAGEAKVPFFSISGSDFVEMFVGVGASRVRDMFEQAKKHAPCIIFIDEIDAVGRHRGAGLGGGHDEREQTLNQLLVEMDGFEGTEGIIVIAATNRPDVLDPALLRPGRFDRQVVVGLPDVKGREQILKVHLRKVPTASDVNPMVIARGTPGFSGADLANLVNEAALFAARENAREVRMSHLDKARDKILMGTERRSMAMSEDEKRLTAFHEAGHAIVGRLVPEHDPVYKVTIIPRGRALGVTMYLPEADKYSINRVAIESQLCSLYGGRVAEELIFGADKVTTGASNDIERATKMARNMVTKWGLSDELGPVTYGEDEDEVFLGRSVTQHKNVSNETARRIDEVVREILDRAYARSKRLLTDNLDKLHVMADALLQYETIDARQIDDIMAGREPGEPADWSKPSSGGPVPPNLPPRGDAGSPKLGDPATQPHG; encoded by the coding sequence ATGAACGAAATGGCGAAAAACCTGTTGCTCTGGCTGATCATCGCGGTGGTCCTGCTGACCGTGTTCCAGAGCTTCAACCCCCGCGGCGGCTCCTCTTCCGACCTGCCGTACTCGAGCTTCGTGCAGAGCGTGGAAAGCGGCAACGTCGCCAGCGCCACGATCAGCGCCGACAACCCGGCCACCATCACCGGCAAGCTGAAGGACGGCAGTGCCTTCCGCACCGTCGCGCCCGTGCTCGGCTTTTCCACCAACGGGGTGGTCAAGCAGATGCAGGACAAGAACGTGGTGGTGAGCCAGGAGCCCTCCAACAACGGCTTCTCGCTGCTGGGCCTGCTGGTCAACTGGCTGCCGATCATCCTGATCGTGGGCGTGTTCATCTGGTTCATGCGGCAGATGCAGGCCGGTGCCGGTGGCCGCGGTGCGATGAGCTTCGGCCGCTCGCGCGCCAAGCTGCAGGGCGAGGACCAGGTCAAGGTGAACTTCAGTGATGTCGCCGGCTGCGACGAGGCCAAGGAGGAGGTCGGCGAGCTGGTCGAGTTCCTGCGCGACCCGGGCAAGTTCCAGAAGCTGGGCGGCAAGATTCCGCGCGGCGTGCTGATGGTCGGTCCGCCGGGTACCGGCAAGACCTTGCTCGCCAAGGCTATTGCCGGCGAGGCCAAGGTCCCGTTCTTCTCGATCTCCGGCTCGGACTTCGTGGAAATGTTCGTCGGCGTCGGCGCCAGCCGCGTGCGCGACATGTTCGAGCAGGCCAAGAAGCATGCTCCGTGCATCATCTTCATCGACGAGATCGACGCGGTCGGCCGCCATCGCGGCGCGGGCCTGGGCGGTGGCCACGACGAGCGTGAGCAGACCCTCAACCAGTTGCTGGTCGAGATGGATGGCTTCGAAGGTACCGAAGGCATCATCGTCATTGCCGCGACCAACCGCCCCGACGTGCTCGATCCGGCGCTGCTGCGCCCGGGCCGCTTCGATCGCCAGGTGGTGGTCGGGCTGCCGGACGTGAAGGGTCGCGAACAGATCCTCAAGGTGCACCTGCGCAAGGTGCCGACCGCCAGCGACGTCAACCCGATGGTGATCGCACGCGGCACGCCGGGCTTCTCCGGCGCGGACCTCGCCAACCTGGTCAACGAGGCGGCGCTGTTCGCCGCGCGCGAGAATGCGCGCGAAGTGCGCATGAGCCACCTGGACAAGGCACGCGACAAGATCCTGATGGGCACCGAGCGCCGCTCGATGGCCATGAGCGAGGACGAGAAGCGCCTGACCGCCTTCCACGAGGCCGGACACGCCATCGTCGGCCGCCTGGTGCCCGAACACGACCCTGTCTACAAGGTCACCATCATCCCGCGTGGTCGCGCGCTTGGCGTGACCATGTACCTGCCGGAGGCGGACAAGTATTCGATCAACCGCGTGGCGATCGAATCGCAACTCTGCTCGCTCTACGGCGGCCGTGTCGCCGAAGAGCTGATCTTCGGTGCAGACAAGGTCACCACCGGAGCGTCCAACGACATCGAGCGAGCCACCAAGATGGCGCGCAACATGGTCACCAAGTGGGGCCTTTCGGACGAGCTTGGGCCGGTCACCTACGGCGAAGACGAGGACGAAGTGTTCCTGGGCCGCTCCGTGACGCAGCACAAGAACGTGTCCAACGAGACTGCCCGGCGCATCGATGAAGTGGTGCGCGAGATCCTTGATCGCGCCTATGCGCGCAGCAAGCGGCTGCTGACCGACAACCTGGACAAGCTCCACGTGATGGCCGATGCGTTGCTGCAATACGAAACCATCGACGCACGCCAGATCGACGACATCATGGCCGGTCGGGAGCCGGGTGAGCCGGCCGATTGGTCCAAGCCGTCCTCGGGCGGTCCGGTGCCGCCGAATCTGCCGCCGCGCGGCGATGCCGGTTCGCCCAAGCTTGGTGATCCCGCAACGCAGCCGCATGGCTGA